A genomic stretch from Sulfurihydrogenibium azorense Az-Fu1 includes:
- a CDS encoding IS481 family transposase — MKGIIGTPMYMTTLFPKKLSNKIKDIPLTKEAKKRLKWIQHYQDTKNISKTCRYFGISRTTFYKWFERYKKDGLEGLLDRPKTPKNTRKPTIRNQYREQIIKVRKQNPTWSKEKISAYLQEEKNIKVSPSTVYKVLKEEGLIERTKSIKIQNKRKKSIKKKRTKRGLQAQAPGDVVQIDVKHLNIAGATYYQFTAIDKYSRFCFARVYESKNSKKTKEFYIELNEYFEFEIKRVQTDNGSEFLGEFNKYLTDIGVEHYFSYPRSPKTNGVVERLIRTIEEELWLIEGLDYTLEEMNKKLRKYVRKYNFIRPHHSLGYKRPADIVYGV; from the coding sequence ATGAAAGGTATTATAGGAACCCCTATGTATATGACAACACTCTTTCCTAAAAAACTATCAAACAAGATTAAAGACATTCCTTTAACAAAAGAAGCCAAAAAAAGACTAAAATGGATACAGCACTACCAAGATACAAAAAATATATCCAAAACCTGCAGATACTTCGGAATATCAAGAACTACCTTCTATAAATGGTTTGAAAGATACAAAAAAGACGGACTTGAAGGACTTCTTGATAGACCTAAAACACCAAAAAACACAAGAAAACCAACTATAAGAAATCAGTACAGAGAACAAATAATAAAAGTCAGGAAACAAAACCCAACTTGGAGCAAAGAAAAAATATCGGCATATCTACAAGAAGAAAAAAACATAAAAGTATCACCATCTACAGTGTATAAAGTATTAAAAGAAGAAGGATTAATAGAGAGAACAAAATCAATTAAAATACAAAACAAAAGAAAAAAGAGTATAAAGAAGAAAAGGACAAAAAGAGGCTTGCAAGCACAAGCCCCAGGGGATGTAGTACAAATAGACGTAAAACACCTGAACATCGCAGGTGCAACATATTACCAATTCACAGCTATAGATAAGTATAGCAGATTTTGTTTTGCACGGGTATATGAAAGTAAAAATTCAAAGAAAACAAAAGAATTTTATATTGAGTTAAATGAGTATTTTGAATTTGAGATAAAGAGGGTACAAACAGATAACGGGAGTGAGTTTTTAGGGGAGTTTAACAAGTATTTAACGGATATAGGAGTGGAGCATTACTTTAGCTATCCAAGGAGTCCAAAGACTAATGGTGTTGTAGAAAGATTGATAAGGACAATAGAAGAGGAGTTATGGTTGATAGAGGGATTAGATTACACATTAGAGGAGATGAATAAGAAGTTAAGGAAGTATGTAAGGAAGTACAATTTTATAAGGCCACATCATTCTTTAGGATACAAAAGACCAGCAGACATTGTTTATGGAGTATGA
- a CDS encoding DUF167 domain-containing protein: MRIKVKVKPGSSKNEVKKIEENFYEVRCTTIPEKGKANDKVIELMSEYLDVPKSRIKIIKGHSSREKEIEIE; this comes from the coding sequence TTGAGGATAAAAGTAAAAGTAAAACCCGGCTCAAGTAAAAACGAAGTAAAGAAGATAGAGGAAAATTTTTACGAAGTAAGGTGTACTACAATTCCAGAAAAAGGTAAAGCAAACGACAAAGTAATAGAGTTAATGTCTGAGTATTTGGATGTACCAAAATCAAGGATAAAGATTATAAAAGGACACTCTTCCCGGGAAAAAGAGATAGAGATAGAATAA
- a CDS encoding inositol-3-phosphate synthase, with amino-acid sequence MSKKIRVAIAGVGNCASSLIQGIYYYKEKQNIEASGLMHEDIGGYKPWDIEIVAAWDIDARKVGFDVSQAIFAPPNCTTVFKRDIPHMGVKVRMGKVLDGYPEHMKNYPPENAFVLADAKEDSLETVVKVLIESKADVLVNYVPVGAEKAARFYAQACLEAGVSFINCMPTFIVSDDEWAKKFEDAGIPVIGDDIKSQVGATITHRVLTQLLLERGVKIDRTYQLNVGGNTDFLNMLERSRLETKKKSKTQAVTSLIPYGIDPRNVHIGPSDYVPWLKDKKLAFIRIEGRLFGDVPMNIELRLEVEDSPNSAGVAIDAIRCAKLAQDRGIGGPLYSISAYTMKHPPIQYKDWQARQMVEEFIAGIRER; translated from the coding sequence TTGTCTAAAAAAATAAGAGTTGCTATAGCTGGAGTTGGGAACTGTGCAAGCTCTTTAATTCAAGGTATTTACTACTATAAGGAAAAACAAAATATTGAAGCAAGTGGATTAATGCATGAAGATATTGGGGGTTATAAACCTTGGGATATAGAGATAGTAGCAGCGTGGGATATAGACGCAAGGAAGGTAGGTTTTGATGTAAGTCAGGCTATATTTGCACCTCCAAACTGTACCACAGTTTTTAAAAGAGATATTCCCCATATGGGTGTTAAAGTAAGAATGGGGAAAGTCTTAGATGGATATCCTGAGCACATGAAAAACTACCCACCAGAAAATGCTTTTGTCCTTGCAGATGCAAAAGAAGACAGTTTAGAAACAGTTGTCAAAGTCCTAATAGAATCAAAAGCAGACGTTTTAGTAAACTATGTCCCAGTAGGAGCTGAGAAAGCAGCAAGATTTTACGCTCAAGCATGTTTAGAAGCAGGTGTATCCTTTATAAACTGTATGCCTACTTTTATAGTGTCTGATGACGAATGGGCTAAAAAGTTTGAAGATGCAGGTATTCCAGTAATAGGTGATGATATAAAATCTCAAGTTGGAGCAACTATAACCCATAGAGTATTAACACAGCTTCTACTAGAGAGAGGAGTTAAAATAGACAGGACTTATCAACTTAACGTAGGAGGAAACACAGACTTTTTAAATATGCTTGAAAGAAGTAGGTTAGAAACAAAGAAAAAATCAAAAACACAAGCAGTTACCTCTTTAATACCTTACGGAATAGACCCAAGGAACGTTCATATAGGACCTTCTGATTACGTTCCGTGGCTAAAGGATAAAAAACTTGCATTTATAAGAATAGAAGGAAGATTATTTGGTGATGTTCCTATGAATATAGAACTTAGACTAGAAGTTGAGGACTCTCCCAACAGTGCAGGAGTTGCAATAGATGCAATAAGATGTGCAAAACTTGCCCAAGACAGAGGAATAGGAGGACCTTTATACTCAATCTCAGCTTACACAATGAAACATCCACCAATCCAGTATAAAGACTGGCAAGCAAGACAGATGGTAGAAGAGTTTATAGCAGGTATAAGAGAAAGATAA
- a CDS encoding tetratricopeptide repeat protein has product MKKVLASLLISSGLVLANPVYNCFTFLNAGDLKRALEEGKKAVKLYPADPYAHSCLGKAYYESGLFDQALESLKRAEKLATQEEDLMYIYNWIGGVLEKKGDYDDALEYYMRSLSVAKRKGNRKAQAARLNNIGGIYRNKGDLDRALSYYMESLELTEKEEDKATTYNNIAVIYSEKGDYSKAVEYLKKAIEIDERFGNYHGAAQRMLNLGATYIMMKDYNNATYYLKEGLTRIQKVGDKYLEAYAYGYLGWLYEDLGKIDLARDYFKKAYNLFSSIGAKADAEVVYSELSKLK; this is encoded by the coding sequence ATGAAGAAGGTTCTTGCATCACTTCTTATTTCATCGGGCTTGGTTCTTGCGAATCCGGTTTATAACTGCTTCACTTTCTTAAACGCCGGAGACTTAAAAAGAGCCTTAGAGGAAGGAAAAAAGGCTGTGAAACTTTATCCTGCAGATCCTTATGCTCACTCTTGCCTCGGAAAGGCTTACTATGAATCCGGACTCTTTGACCAAGCCCTTGAGAGTTTAAAAAGAGCAGAGAAACTCGCAACTCAAGAGGAAGACCTTATGTATATCTATAACTGGATAGGTGGGGTCCTTGAGAAGAAAGGAGACTACGACGATGCACTTGAGTATTACATGAGAAGCCTTTCAGTAGCAAAGAGAAAAGGAAATAGAAAAGCGCAGGCAGCCCGCCTTAATAATATAGGAGGGATCTACCGTAATAAAGGTGATCTTGACAGAGCACTCTCTTACTATATGGAGTCTTTGGAGCTTACAGAAAAAGAAGAAGATAAGGCTACTACATACAACAACATAGCTGTTATTTACTCTGAAAAAGGTGATTATTCTAAAGCGGTAGAGTATTTAAAAAAGGCTATTGAGATCGATGAAAGGTTTGGAAATTATCATGGAGCCGCTCAACGGATGCTCAATCTTGGGGCTACTTATATAATGATGAAAGATTACAATAATGCTACCTACTATCTTAAAGAAGGTTTAACGAGGATACAAAAAGTTGGAGACAAATACTTGGAAGCGTATGCATATGGATATTTAGGTTGGCTCTACGAAGATTTAGGTAAAATAGATCTTGCAAGAGATTATTTTAAAAAAGCATATAACCTCTTTAGCTCCATTGGTGCAAAAGCTGATGCAGAAGTTGTATATTCAGAACTTTCAAAACTTAAATAA